One segment of Paraburkholderia caribensis DNA contains the following:
- a CDS encoding DNA-binding protein encodes MNLDEERQAIRQELDTLRANGARRQELSLHACKRLFFDLGIRPSMAAVRDLTQTGSASDIPKDIDSFWERIRSASRVRVGAGVIPKALEEKAGELLGALFEDALSHAKASLDHERQELHALRAAAERDSHEGKIRKEVSEEAIQRSEARADAAWERVRVLETQLASVNTSGSAHQEGLKTSVRRLEAENESLRKRLDAEQSTNAGLRDRIDGLHAEMRQNAEHYAQQIKDAVAEAERRVKPMLVELDSLRAMAATYQTGVRDASRKEFEFIQQLAAAKARGDRLEAQLREQSDELDLLTRQMTALRAQQSIDPAVAELLCQLASAGRLSTQELDSIGTAADGHVAVPARCPKCAEGEPELSQVDHRYELLCPECEHSSGTGGSRLAAVTRFMDTSQTSALS; translated from the coding sequence ATGAATCTGGACGAAGAACGCCAAGCTATCCGACAAGAACTCGATACACTGCGTGCCAATGGGGCCCGTCGCCAGGAACTGTCCCTTCACGCCTGCAAACGCCTCTTCTTCGACCTCGGCATTCGTCCTTCAATGGCTGCCGTGCGTGACTTGACGCAAACGGGCAGCGCCAGCGACATCCCGAAAGACATCGACAGTTTCTGGGAGCGGATTCGCTCTGCCTCCCGCGTACGCGTCGGCGCCGGCGTCATTCCCAAGGCGTTGGAAGAAAAGGCGGGCGAACTATTGGGCGCGCTCTTCGAAGATGCGTTGTCACACGCCAAGGCATCGCTCGATCACGAACGCCAGGAACTGCATGCGTTGCGCGCCGCGGCCGAGCGCGATTCTCACGAAGGCAAGATTCGAAAAGAAGTTTCTGAGGAAGCTATACAGCGCAGCGAGGCACGCGCCGACGCCGCCTGGGAACGCGTGCGTGTTCTTGAGACGCAACTTGCCTCAGTGAACACCAGCGGATCGGCACATCAAGAAGGATTGAAGACGTCCGTGCGCCGGCTGGAAGCTGAGAATGAATCGTTGCGCAAGCGTCTTGATGCCGAACAGTCGACGAACGCGGGGCTGCGCGACCGTATCGATGGGTTGCACGCCGAAATGCGGCAAAACGCCGAGCATTACGCGCAACAGATCAAGGATGCCGTGGCCGAGGCCGAGCGTCGCGTCAAGCCGATGCTCGTGGAACTGGACTCCTTGCGTGCGATGGCTGCGACGTATCAGACGGGGGTGCGCGATGCGAGCCGGAAGGAATTCGAATTCATCCAGCAACTGGCGGCTGCCAAGGCGAGGGGCGACCGGCTGGAGGCGCAACTGCGCGAACAATCTGACGAACTCGATCTGCTGACGCGCCAGATGACTGCGTTGCGCGCCCAGCAAAGCATCGACCCAGCCGTTGCGGAATTGCTCTGTCAACTGGCAAGTGCGGGCAGGCTGAGCACGCAGGAATTGGATTCGATCGGAACGGCCGCCGATGGACACGTTGCCGTACCGGCTCGCTGTCCGAAATGCGCCGAAGGTGAACCGGAGCTTTCACAGGTCGATCACCGGTATGAGCTCCTTTGTCCCGAATGCGAGCACTCGTCGGGAACGGGCGGCTCGCGCTTGGCTGCCGTGACACGCTTCATGGATACGTCGCAAACTTCGGCGTTGAGCTGA